From one Triticum aestivum cultivar Chinese Spring chromosome 4B, IWGSC CS RefSeq v2.1, whole genome shotgun sequence genomic stretch:
- the LOC123093124 gene encoding dehydrodolichyl diphosphate synthase complex subunit NUS1 isoform X3 has protein sequence MNKPPPHVFKLMSLPSMIIKLTLGLLWCIIHLAISLLSLCSHLIFNLECSLISSGLLWKYRNLQLGRLKYLAIVVDSREAKNTVKINQLLYWLKTLGVKYVCLYDIDGVLKKLFEPGMNGSRDNNPGDYLDVSANIKALDCCQKQMTIECISGSDGKEGIAKAANLLCSSYLNGDSYTQENVKSEENVKNEPVFTEIDMASALKSIGCAGPEPDLLLVYGPARCHLGFPTWRLRYTEIMHMGPLKSMKYGAIVKAFHNYSKKHQNYGK, from the exons ATGAATAAGCCTCCTCCACATGTATTTAAACTG ATGTCTCTACCATCAATGATTATAAAGCTCACTTTGGGTTTGCTCTGGTGCATCATCCACTTAGCAATCAGCCTTTTAAGCTTATGTTCTCATCTGATTTTCAATCTAGAGTGTTCTCTTATTTCGTCTGGGTTGTTGTGGAAGTATCGGAATCTCCAACTGGGGAGACTCAAATACCTCGCTATTGTGGTAGATAGCAGAGAAGCTAAGAATACCGTGAAGATCAATCAGCTGTTATATTGGCTCAAAACTCTTGGTGTGAAGTATGTATGTCTGTACGACATTGACG GAGTGCTGAAGAAATTGTTTGAACCTGGTATGAATGGTTCAAGAGATAACAATCCCGGAGATTATTTG GATGTCAGTGCAAATATCAAAGCCTTAGACTGTTGTCAGAAACAGATGACGATAGAGTGTATTTCTGGTTCTGATGGCAAAGAGGGCATTGCTAAAGCAGCCAACTTACTTTGCTCCAGTTATTTAAACGGTGATAGCTATACTCAAGAGAATGTCAAAAGTGAAGAGAATGTAAAAAATGAGCCAGTATTTACAGAAATTGACATGGCCAGTGCACTGAAATCCATAG GTTGTGCTGGACCAGAACCTGATCTTCTACTTGTGTATGGTCCTGCCAGATGCCATTTAGGCTTTCCTACATGGAGATTGCGATATACTGAGATTAT GCATATGGGACCTCTGAAATCAATGAAATACGGCGCCATTGTGAAAGCCTTCCATAACTACTCAAAGAAACACCAAAACTATG
- the LOC123093124 gene encoding dehydrodolichyl diphosphate synthase complex subunit NUS1 isoform X4, translating into MSLPSMIIKLTLGLLWCIIHLAISLLSLCSHLIFNLECSLISSGLLWKYRNLQLGRLKYLAIVVDSREAKNTVKINQLLYWLKTLGVKYVCLYDIDGVLKKLFEPGMNGSRDNNPGDYLDVSANIKALDCCQKQMTIECISGSDGKEGIAKAANLLCSSYLNGDSYTQENVKSEENVKNEPVFTEIDMASALKSIGCAGPEPDLLLVYGPARCHLGFPTWRLRYTEIMHMGPLKSMKYGAIVKAFHNYSKKHQNYGK; encoded by the exons ATGTCTCTACCATCAATGATTATAAAGCTCACTTTGGGTTTGCTCTGGTGCATCATCCACTTAGCAATCAGCCTTTTAAGCTTATGTTCTCATCTGATTTTCAATCTAGAGTGTTCTCTTATTTCGTCTGGGTTGTTGTGGAAGTATCGGAATCTCCAACTGGGGAGACTCAAATACCTCGCTATTGTGGTAGATAGCAGAGAAGCTAAGAATACCGTGAAGATCAATCAGCTGTTATATTGGCTCAAAACTCTTGGTGTGAAGTATGTATGTCTGTACGACATTGACG GAGTGCTGAAGAAATTGTTTGAACCTGGTATGAATGGTTCAAGAGATAACAATCCCGGAGATTATTTG GATGTCAGTGCAAATATCAAAGCCTTAGACTGTTGTCAGAAACAGATGACGATAGAGTGTATTTCTGGTTCTGATGGCAAAGAGGGCATTGCTAAAGCAGCCAACTTACTTTGCTCCAGTTATTTAAACGGTGATAGCTATACTCAAGAGAATGTCAAAAGTGAAGAGAATGTAAAAAATGAGCCAGTATTTACAGAAATTGACATGGCCAGTGCACTGAAATCCATAG GTTGTGCTGGACCAGAACCTGATCTTCTACTTGTGTATGGTCCTGCCAGATGCCATTTAGGCTTTCCTACATGGAGATTGCGATATACTGAGATTAT GCATATGGGACCTCTGAAATCAATGAAATACGGCGCCATTGTGAAAGCCTTCCATAACTACTCAAAGAAACACCAAAACTATG
- the LOC123093124 gene encoding dehydrodolichyl diphosphate synthase complex subunit NUS1 isoform X1, protein MHDVLFFLLSTSRNCSLHREAFVVNETPVFMNKPPPHVFKLMSLPSMIIKLTLGLLWCIIHLAISLLSLCSHLIFNLECSLISSGLLWKYRNLQLGRLKYLAIVVDSREAKNTVKINQLLYWLKTLGVKYVCLYDIDGVLKKLFEPGMNGSRDNNPGDYLDVSANIKALDCCQKQMTIECISGSDGKEGIAKAANLLCSSYLNGDSYTQENVKSEENVKNEPVFTEIDMASALKSIGCAGPEPDLLLVYGPARCHLGFPTWRLRYTEIMHMGPLKSMKYGAIVKAFHNYSKKHQNYGK, encoded by the exons ATGCACGATgtcctcttcttccttctttcgACTTCCAGAAACTGTTCTTTGCATAG GGAGGCATTTGTGGTCAATGAGACACCCGTATTCATGAATAAGCCTCCTCCACATGTATTTAAACTG ATGTCTCTACCATCAATGATTATAAAGCTCACTTTGGGTTTGCTCTGGTGCATCATCCACTTAGCAATCAGCCTTTTAAGCTTATGTTCTCATCTGATTTTCAATCTAGAGTGTTCTCTTATTTCGTCTGGGTTGTTGTGGAAGTATCGGAATCTCCAACTGGGGAGACTCAAATACCTCGCTATTGTGGTAGATAGCAGAGAAGCTAAGAATACCGTGAAGATCAATCAGCTGTTATATTGGCTCAAAACTCTTGGTGTGAAGTATGTATGTCTGTACGACATTGACG GAGTGCTGAAGAAATTGTTTGAACCTGGTATGAATGGTTCAAGAGATAACAATCCCGGAGATTATTTG GATGTCAGTGCAAATATCAAAGCCTTAGACTGTTGTCAGAAACAGATGACGATAGAGTGTATTTCTGGTTCTGATGGCAAAGAGGGCATTGCTAAAGCAGCCAACTTACTTTGCTCCAGTTATTTAAACGGTGATAGCTATACTCAAGAGAATGTCAAAAGTGAAGAGAATGTAAAAAATGAGCCAGTATTTACAGAAATTGACATGGCCAGTGCACTGAAATCCATAG GTTGTGCTGGACCAGAACCTGATCTTCTACTTGTGTATGGTCCTGCCAGATGCCATTTAGGCTTTCCTACATGGAGATTGCGATATACTGAGATTAT GCATATGGGACCTCTGAAATCAATGAAATACGGCGCCATTGTGAAAGCCTTCCATAACTACTCAAAGAAACACCAAAACTATG
- the LOC123093124 gene encoding dehydrodolichyl diphosphate synthase complex subunit NUS1 isoform X2 — MGTKAMEAFVVNETPVFMNKPPPHVFKLMSLPSMIIKLTLGLLWCIIHLAISLLSLCSHLIFNLECSLISSGLLWKYRNLQLGRLKYLAIVVDSREAKNTVKINQLLYWLKTLGVKYVCLYDIDGVLKKLFEPGMNGSRDNNPGDYLDVSANIKALDCCQKQMTIECISGSDGKEGIAKAANLLCSSYLNGDSYTQENVKSEENVKNEPVFTEIDMASALKSIGCAGPEPDLLLVYGPARCHLGFPTWRLRYTEIMHMGPLKSMKYGAIVKAFHNYSKKHQNYGK; from the exons ATGGGTACCAAGGCCAT GGAGGCATTTGTGGTCAATGAGACACCCGTATTCATGAATAAGCCTCCTCCACATGTATTTAAACTG ATGTCTCTACCATCAATGATTATAAAGCTCACTTTGGGTTTGCTCTGGTGCATCATCCACTTAGCAATCAGCCTTTTAAGCTTATGTTCTCATCTGATTTTCAATCTAGAGTGTTCTCTTATTTCGTCTGGGTTGTTGTGGAAGTATCGGAATCTCCAACTGGGGAGACTCAAATACCTCGCTATTGTGGTAGATAGCAGAGAAGCTAAGAATACCGTGAAGATCAATCAGCTGTTATATTGGCTCAAAACTCTTGGTGTGAAGTATGTATGTCTGTACGACATTGACG GAGTGCTGAAGAAATTGTTTGAACCTGGTATGAATGGTTCAAGAGATAACAATCCCGGAGATTATTTG GATGTCAGTGCAAATATCAAAGCCTTAGACTGTTGTCAGAAACAGATGACGATAGAGTGTATTTCTGGTTCTGATGGCAAAGAGGGCATTGCTAAAGCAGCCAACTTACTTTGCTCCAGTTATTTAAACGGTGATAGCTATACTCAAGAGAATGTCAAAAGTGAAGAGAATGTAAAAAATGAGCCAGTATTTACAGAAATTGACATGGCCAGTGCACTGAAATCCATAG GTTGTGCTGGACCAGAACCTGATCTTCTACTTGTGTATGGTCCTGCCAGATGCCATTTAGGCTTTCCTACATGGAGATTGCGATATACTGAGATTAT GCATATGGGACCTCTGAAATCAATGAAATACGGCGCCATTGTGAAAGCCTTCCATAACTACTCAAAGAAACACCAAAACTATG